AAGGCAGACGAACAGGAGGACAACGATGAACGTGAACCATCGCCAGCGGCGCCGTTTCGGCGCCTGCCTCGCGGTTGTGGCAGCACTGACATCCGGCACGGCGTTCGCCGACATCTACGTGGGCAAGGGTGTGGAATCCGGCGTTTCGGCGACCCGTCGCCTGGAGGTGGTGGTCGAAGCAACCCCGTTCACGATGACGGCCGAAGATCGGCGGCTCACCGAGCTGGCCGTGCAACGTCTGCGTGACGATGAGCTGATTCAGGGGCGCATCGCGGTTTCGGCCATCGGCGGCGTCGTCATGCTCAGTGGCGGCGTGCGCAGCGTGCCGATGATCTACCGGGCCGTCGAAGTATTGCGCGATCTCAATGCGGTGCGCGCCGTCGATGT
This genomic stretch from Banduia mediterranea harbors:
- a CDS encoding BON domain-containing protein, whose amino-acid sequence is MNVNHRQRRRFGACLAVVAALTSGTAFADIYVGKGVESGVSATRRLEVVVEATPFTMTAEDRRLTELAVQRLRDDELIQGRIAVSAIGGVVMLSGGVRSVPMIYRAVEVLRDLNAVRAVDVDELDRDSRTVWNRS